One Piscinibacter lacus genomic window, GCTTCGAGGGCTCGCACCCCATGGCCGCCGCCGGCTACAACGCCGGCCCGGGCCGGCCGCGCAAGTGGCGCGAAGGCCCCTTGCTCGATGCCGCCGTCTGGACCGAGAACATCCCCTTCAGCGAAACCCGCGACTATGTGAAGAAGGTGCTGTCCAACACCACCGCCTATGCCGCCCTGCTCAGCGGCCAGCCGCAATCGCTGCGCAGCCGCCTGGGCCCCACCATCGGCCCGCGCCTGTCGGCCGAGAAGCCCGGCGAGTCCGAGCTGCCCTGATCCGCCGCGAACGCATCCAACTCGCCCGCGCAGGCCGTCCCCGGCCCGCCCGGGCTCCACCCCTGACCTGGAAACTGCCATGCCCAAGCTGCTGATCCTCGGCGGCACCGGCTTCGTCGGTACCGCCCTCTGCGAAGCCCTGCTGCGCCGCCACGGCCCCTCGACGGTGCTGCGCGTGCCCAGCCGCCGGCCCGACCGCGCCAAGGGCCGCATCGGCACCCTGCCCTCGGTCGAGCTGCTGGCGGCCGATGTGCATGACGAAGCCCAGCTTGCCCGGTTGATGCAGGGTTGCGAGGCCGTCTTCCACCTCGTCGCCATCCTGCATGGCAGCCCGGCGGCCTTCCAGCGCGTGCATGTCGAGCTGGCGGCCAAGGTCGGGCGGGCGGCGCGGGCGGCGGGCGTGGGCCGGGTGCTGCATGTCAGCGCGCTCGGCGTGGCGGCCGATGCGCCCTCGCACTACCTGCGCAGCAAGGCGGCCGGCGAGGCCGCGCTGCGCGAGGCCGGGGCGCCTGGGCTGACGATCCTGCGGCCCTCGGTCATCTTCGGCGCCGGCGACCGCTTCATGAACACCTTCGCCGCCCTCCAGACCCTGGCGCCGCTGCTGCCCCTGGCCGGCGCGGATGCGCGCTTCCAGCCGGTCTGGGTGCAGGACGTGGCCGAGGCGCTGGTGCGCTGCCTGGACGACGCCAGCACCGCCGGCGAGACGATCGAGGCCGCCGGCCCGCGCGTCTGGACCCTGGCCGAGCTGGTGCGCCTGGCCGGTCGCCTGGCCGGCGTGCCGCGTCCGGTGCTGCCCATGCCCGACCTGGTCGGCCGCCTGCAAGCCGGCGTGATGGGCCTGCTGCCCGGCGAGCCGCTGATGAGTGCCGACAACCTCGATTCCATGAAGGTGCCCAACATCGCCAGCGGCCACCTGCCCGATCTGGCGCGCCTGGGCATCACCCCCACGGCGCTGGAGGCGGTGGCGCCGGGCTACCTGGGCGGCAGCGCCTCGGCCGGCCGGCTCGACGCCTGGCGCACGCTGGCCCGGCGCTGAGCGGCGGCCCGGCCATGCAGCGCTACGAGGTCGGCGGCGCGGTCCGCGATGCCCTGCTCGGCCGGCCGGTGCACGACCGCGACTGGGTCGTCGTCGGCGCCACGCCCGCGCAGCTTGTCGAGGCGGGCTACTTGCCTGTCGGCCGCGACTTCCCGGTCTTCCTCGACCCGCAGACGCGCGAGGAAGTGGCCCTGGCCCGCACCGAGCGCAAGACCGCGCCCGGCTACCACGGCTTCGTCGTGCATGCCGCCCCCGAGGTCACGCTGGAAGAGGACCTGCTGCGCCGCGACCTGACCATCAATGCCATGGCGCGCGCGGCCGACGGCAGCCTGATCGACCCCCACGGCGGCCAGCGCGACCTGGCGGCCAAGGTGCTGCGCCATGTCTCGCCGGCCTTTGCCGAGGATCCGGTGCGCATCCTGCGCCTGGCCCGCTTCGCGGCGCGCTTCGACGATTTCCGCGTCGCCCCCGAGACCCTGGCACTGATGCAGGCCATGGTCGCCGCGGGCGAGGTCGATGCCCTGGTGCCCGAGCGCGTCTGGCAGGAAGTCGCCCGCGGCCTGATGGAAGCCCGGCCCTCGCGCATGTTCAACGTGCTGCGCGAGGCCGGCGCCCTTGCCCGCCTGCTGCCCGAGCTGGACCGGCTCTGGGGCGTGCCGCAGCGGGCCGATTACCACCCCGAAGTCGACACCGGCGTGCACGTGATGATGGTGATCGACCATGCCGCCAGCCTGGGCGCGCCACTGACGGTGCGCTGGGCCGCCCTGGGCCATGACCTGGGCAAGGGCACGACGCCGCCGGACATCCTGCCGCGCCACCTGGGCCACGAAGGCCGCAGCGTCGAACTGCTGCGCGCCGTGCATGCCCGCCTGCGCGTGCCCCGGGACTGCGCCGAGCTGGCCGAGCGCGTCGCCCGCGAGCACGGCAATGTGCACGCCAGCGGCGGCTTCGGCGCCGCAGCCGTGCTGCGACTGCTGGAGCGCTGCGACGCCTTCCGCAAGCCGGCGGCCTTTGCCGAACTCTTGCAGGCCTGCCTTTGCGATGCGCGCGGCCGCCTGGGCCTGGGCGACGCGCCCTATCCGCAGGCCGGGCGCCTGGCCGCCGCGCTGGCCGCGGCCCAGGCCGTCGACACCGCAGCCGTGGCGGCGGAAGCCGCCGCCCGCGGGGCGCGCGGGCCGGCGGTCGGGGCGGCCATCGCGGCGGCGCGGGAAGCGGCGGTGGCTTGCGCGCTGGGCGCCTGAGCCCGGCCGCGCAGCATCACTTCGCAGCCGCGTCGGCCACGCACTTCTTGACGAAGCTGCTGCGCGCGGCGCCGGCCAGCTTCTTGCCATCGGCCTGGGCCTGGCAGGCGGCTTGCGGTGCCGGCGAGGGCGCGGCGCCGGCTTCGCACTTCTTGAGGAAGCTGGTTCGGGCGGCGCCGGCCAGCTTCTTTTCCGCCGCCTGGGCGGCGCAGTCGCTGGGGCCGGCCTCGCGCTCGCACTTCTTGAGGAAGCTGTTCTTGGCCGCGCCGGCCAGCTTCTTCTCGCTGGCCTGGTCGGCGCAGCTCGGTGCCGCCTGGGCGCCCAGGCTGAACAGGCTGGCGGCCAGGAAGCTGGCCAGGGCGGGGCGGGCGAGGGCGGAGAGACGCATCGGGTTCCTTTCGGGCAGTAGGGTCGGGCTTCAACCCGCCGACTCTAGCTGCCGTCGACGACCGCCCGGTGCTTCAGAGCGGGTCGCGCCGCCGGGTCAGCCGTCGCCAGGCGAGCAGGGCGGCGCCGCCCAGCAGGGTCAGGGCGGTGGTGCTGGGCTCGGGCACGGTCGAGGGGCGGGTCTCGGGCTCGGGCGGGCGGCGCGCCGTCGCTGCGCCCGGGCGGTGTTCGGCCCCGATTTCCGGCCCCAGGCTGGCGGTCGGCAGGGCCCAGGCGCCCTGGACGGGGGCGGGCAGCGGCCGCTCGCGGTCCGCGCTGGCCTGCGGGCTGCGGGCGGGGGGCGGGTCCTGGGCCTCGGGCGGGCGGGGTTCGGCGGAGGCCCCCTGGGCGGCTCCGGCCAGGACGGCGGCGGCCAGCAGGCGGGGACCCGGGGGCTTGGCGTGGGGCTTCATGGTGGGGTGGCGGTCGTGAGGGGTGCGATGCACAGCGGCCCGGCCGGCGGCCGGGGGCCTGCGCATCCCCGCTCTATCGGCCGCCGCCCGGCGCGGGCCAGGCCGTGGTCGTGACCCGCATCACGCCGCTGCCGGCCCAGGCCGACGGCGGCGGGCCGTCTGCCAAGTCCGTCACGGGCGACCCGACAGCCCTGCGGCGGACAGGCCATGCATCCGAATCCGCAGGTGTCGTGTAACGATGCGACGATTTCTCCGACGGAGCCTCCGTGGCCGTCGTTCCGGCCCCGCCTTTTCCGAAAGACCCTGTCCGATGCACGCCACCCTGCCGCTCCTCGTCGCCACCGATTTCCCGCCGGTGCGCCGCGCCGCCTTGCAGACCTTGCAGGTCAACCTGGGCTACCGCTGCAACCAGAGCTGCCTGCACTGCCATGTCAATGCCGGCCCGAACCGCACCGAGATGATGGATGCGGCCACCATCGACCAGGTGCTGGCCGTGCTCCAGGCCCGCCGCATCGAGACCCTGGACCTGACCGGCGGCGCGCCCGAGCTGAACCTGCACTTCCGCCGCCTGGTGGCTGGCGCCCGCGCCCTGGGCGTGAAGGTGATCGACCGCTGCAACCTCACCATCCTGTCCGAGCCCGGGCAGGAGGATCTGGCCGATTTCCTGGCCGCGCAGGGCGTGGAGGTGGTCGCCTCGCTGCCCTGCTATTCGCCGGCCAATGTCGACCGCCAGCGCGGCGACGGCGTCTTCGAGGCCAGCATCGCCGGCCTCAAGCGGCTCAATGCCCTGGGCTACGGCCAGGACGGCAGCGGCCTGGTGCTCAACCTGGTCTACAACCCGCAGGGCCCCGTGCTGCCGCCGCCGCAGCAGAAGCTGGAGGCCGACTACAAGCGCGAGCTGGCCGCGCACTTCGGCATCGTCTTCAATCGGCTCTATGCCCTGACCAACATGCCGATCCAGCGCTTTGGCAGCACCCTGGTCTCCAAGGGCAGCTTCGCCAGCTACATGGCCCTGCTGCGCGGCGCCTACCAGGCCGAGAACCTCGACACCCTGATGTGCCGCAGCACGGTCAGCGTGGACTGGCAGGGGGATCTCTACGACTGCGACTTCAACCAGATGCTCGGCCTGCGCGCCCGGCTGAAGGGGCGTGAACGACCGCAGCTTGCCGACCTGCTGAGCGAGGACCCGGACGGCGAGGCCGTCCACATTGCCGACCACTGCTACGGCTGCACGGCCGGCCAGGGCAGCAGCTGCGGTGGAGCCCTCGCATGAGCGCGCCCGCCCCCTCGTCCGGTCCCACCCCGTCGCCGGCCGCCGCGCCGCGCAGCCGCCTGCCGCTGTTCATCGGCCTGATCTTGGTGGCCGGTCTGGCGCTCTGGGCCTGGCAGCATTTCGGCTTGGCCGAGCTGCTCACGCTCGATGCCCTCAAGGCCCGCCGGGCCGAGCTGGATGCCCTGGTTGCCGAACGGCCGCTGGCCACGGCGGCGGTGTATTTCGGCGTCTATGTCCTCGTCACCGCCCTGTCCTTCCCGGGTGCGGCCGTGCTGACCCTGGCTGGCGGCGCGATGTTCGGCCTGGGCTGGGGCCTGCTGCTGGTGTCCTTCGCATCCAGCCTCGGCGCGCTGCTGGCCTTCCTGGTCGCGCGCTACCTGCTGCGCGACCTGGTGCAGTCGCGCTTCGGCGCGCAGCTTGCGCCCATCAACGAGGGCATGCGCCGCGATGGCGTGCTCTACCTGCTGACCCTGAGGCTGGTGCCCGTCTTCCCCTTCTTCCTGGTCAATCTGCTGGCCGGCCTGACGCCGATCGGCGCCGGCCGCTTCTACTGGGTCAGCCAGCTCGGCATGCTGGCGGGCACCGCGGTCTTCGTGAACGCCGGCACCCAGCTTGCAAGCATCAGCTCGCCGGGCGATGTGCTGTCGCCGGGCCTGCTCGGCTCCTTCGTGCTGCTGGGCTGCTTCCCCCTGCTGGCCAAGGCCATCGTGGCCTGGCTGCAGCGGCGCAAGGTCTATGCGGGCTGGACGCGGCCGAGCCGCTTCGACCGCAACCTGGTCGTGATCGGCGCCGGCGCCGGCGGCCTGGTCAGCGCCTACATCGCCGCGGCGGTCAAGGCCAAGGTCACCCTGGTCGAAGGCCACAAGATGGGCGGCGACTGCCTGAACTTCGGCTGCGTGCCGAGCAAGGCCCTGATCCGCTCGGCCAAGGCCGCCCAGGCCCTGCGCAAGGGCGAGGCCATGGGCCTGCGCGGCGTGCAGGGCCGGGTGGACTTCGCGGCGGTGATGGAGCGGGTGGCCGGCGTCGTGCGCGATGTCGAGCCGCACGACTCGGTCGAGCGCTACACCAGCCTGGGCGTCGAGGTGCTGCAGGGCCATGCCCGCATGCTCACGCCCTGGACGGTCGAGGTGCGCGGGGCCGACGGCCGCACCCAGGTGCTGAGCACCCGCAGCATCGTGATCGCCGCGGGCGCGCGGCCCTTCATGCCGCCCATCCCCGGCCTTGCCGAGGTCGGCGCGCTCAATTCCGACACCGTCTGGGGCCTGCGCGAGCTGCCGGCCCGGTTGCTGGTGCTGGGCGGCGGGCCGATCGGCTGCGAGCTGGCGCAGAGCTTCGCCCGCCTCGGCGCCGAGGTGACCCAGGTCGAGCAGGGCGAGCGCCTGATGGCGCGCGAGGATGCCGACGCCGCCGCGCTGGTCACCGCTTCGCTGCGGTCCGATGGCGTGCGCGTGCTCACCGGCCACCAGGCCCTGCGCTGCGAGCAGGATGCCCAGGGCAAGCGCCTGATCGTGCGGCATGGCGGGCAGGAGATCGCACTGCCCTTCGACCAGTTGCTCTGCGCCGTCGGCCGCACGCCGCGGGTCGAGGGCTATGGCCTGGAGGAGCTGGGCATCCCGCTGACGCCGCGCAAGACCATCGTCACCAACGGTCTGCTGCAAACCAAGTACCCGAACATCTATGCCGTGGGCGATGTGGCCGGGCCCTACCAGTTCACCCATGCGGCGGCCCACCAGGCCTGGTATGCGGCGGTCAATGCCCTGTTCGGTCGCTTCAAGACCTTCACCGCCGACTACCGTGTGATGCCCTGGACCACCTTCACCGACCCCGAGGTCGCGCGGGTCGGCCTGTCGGAGGACGAGGCCCGCGCCCAGGGCGTGGCCTACGAGCTGACGCGTTACGGTCTGGACGATCTCGACCGCGCCATCGCCGACGGCACCGCCCACGGTTACGTCAAGGTGCTGACCGTGCCGGGCAAGGACCGCATCCTCGGCGTGACCATCGTCGGCGAACATGCCGGCGACCTGCTCGCCGAATTCGTGCTGGCGATGAAGCACGGCCTGGGTCTCAACAAGATCCTCGGCACCATCCACACCTACCCCACCCTGTCGGAGGCCAACAAGTACGTGGCCGGCGAATGGAAGCGGGCCCATGCCCCGCAAGGCCTGCTGTCCTGGGTGGCGAAGTACCACGCCTGGGAGCGCGGCGCATGAAACCGAAGCTTTGTTTGACCGCTCACCCGTCGCAGCCTGCGGCTGAGGCTCAGGCCCTGAGCCCGGCCCGCCGCCGCCTGCTGGGTGGCGCGATCGGCAGCCTGGCCCTGGCCGGCCTGGGGCCGCTGGCCGCCGGCCCGGCCGCGGCGGCCGAGGCCTTCGACCACGGGCCCTGGACGGCGCTGCTCAAGCGCCATGTCGTGCTGCTGCGCGGCGGCCAGGCCTCGCAGGTCCGCTATGCCGGCTTCGCGGCCGACCGGCCGGCGCTCAAGGCCTACCTGACCAGCCTGTCGGCCCTGCCGCGCGCGCGTTTCGAGGCCTGGACGCCGGCCGCGCAGATGGCCTTCCTGATCAATGCCTACAACGCCTGGACGGTCGAGCTCATCCTCGGCCGCTACCCGCGCCTGGCTTCGATCAAGGACCTGGGAAGCCTGCTCAGCAGCCCCTGGAAGCCGGCCTGGATCCCGCTGCTCGGCGAGACCCTGTCGCTCGACGGCATCGAGCATGTCCGCCTGCGCGCCCGCGGCCGCTACGACGACCCGCGCATCCACTTCGCGGTCAACTGCGCCTCGGTCGGCTGCCCCATGCTGCGCGAGGAGGCCTTCCTGCCCGAGCGGCTCGACGCCCAGCTCGACGAGCAGACCGCCCGCTTCCTGGCCGACCGCAGCCGCAACCGCTACGACGCGGCCAGCGGCCGGCTCAAGGTCTCGAAGATCTTCGACTGGTATGGCGAGGACTTCCGCCTCGGCCACCGCGGCATCCGCAGCCTGGCCGGCTTCTTCGCCAGCCAGGCCGAGCGCCTGGCCGAGGCCCCGGCCGACCAGGCCCGGCTGCGCGCCGGCAAGGTGCCGATCGACTTCCTCGACTACGACTGGGCACTGAACGACGTGCCGGCATGAGCCCGAGCCCCGCCGACGCCGCCGCGGCCCGGCCGCGCCTGTCCATCGTCATGCCCATGCTCAATGAGGCCGCCGGCATCGAGGCCACGCTGCGCGCGCTGGCGCCGCTGCGGGCGGCCGGGCAGGAGCTGATCGTCGTCGACGGCGGCAGCCGGGACGACAGCCTGGCCCGCGCCCGACCGCTGGCCGACCGCGTGCTCGAAGGCCCGCGCGGCCGTGCCCGGCAGATGAATGCCGGCGCGGCCTGCGCGCGGGGCGAGCACTTGCTCTTCCTGCATGCCGACACCCGCCTGCCGCCCGGCGGCGCCGAGGCGCTGGGGGCCGCGCTCGACGCGGGCGCGCACTGGGGCCGCTTCGACGTGCGCATCGAAGGCCGCTCGCGCTGGCTGCCGGTGGTCGCCGCGCTCATGAACCGGCGCTCGCGCTGGACCGGCATCGCCACCGGCGACCAGGGCATCTTCCTGCGCGCCGAGACCTTCCGCGAACTCGGCGGCTTCCCCGAGCAACCGCTGATGGAGGACATCGAGCTCAGCCGCCGCCTGCTGCGCCGTGGCCTGCGCCCGGCCTGCCTGCGCCTGAAGGTGCAGACCGCCGGCCGGCGCTGGGACGAGCGCGGCGCCTGGCCGACCATCTTGCTGATGTGGCGGCTGCGCTGGCGCTACTGGCGCGGCGCCTCGCCCGAGGCCCTGGCCCGCGCCTACCGCTGAAGCCGGGCCCCTGGCCCTTGCCCCGAGCCCCTGTTTCGAGCCCCTTCCCGACCCATGCCCCCCCGCTTCCACCTGACGGTGCTCGCCAAGGCCCCCGTGCCGGGCTTGGCCAAGACCCGCCTCATCCCCGCCCTCGGCCCCGAAGGCGCCGCCGCGCTGGCCGAGCGCCTGCTTGACCATGCCCTGGACCAGGCCCTGGCCGCCGGCTTCGACACGGTCGAGCTGTGCGTCACGCCCGACGCCGACCACCCCGCCGTGCAGCGCCAGGCCGCCCGGCCCGGCCTGCGCCTGAGCTTGCAGGGCGAAGGCGACCTCGGCGCCCGCATGGCCCGCGCGCTCGACCGCGCCCTGGCCGGCGGCGCGGCCGGGGCGGTGTTGATCGGCACCGACGCACCGGCCCTGGACGCCGCCCGGCTGCGCGCCGCCGCCCAGGCCCTGGCCCAGGCCGACGCGGTGACCGTGCCCGCGCACGACGGCGGCTATGCGCTGATCGGCCTGCGCCGGCCGGCGCCCGCGCTCTTCGAAGGCATGGCCTGGAGCACGGCCGGCGTGCTGGCCGCCACCCGCGCCCGCGCCGCCGCGGCCGGCCTGCGCCTGGCCGAGCTGGCGCCGCTGCACGACATCGACGAGCCGGCCGACCTCGTCCACCTGCCGGCCGGCTGGCTGCCGGTGGGCCTGGGGGTGGGCGCATGAACGATCTCGTCCTCGTCGGCGGCGGCCATGCCCATGCCGAGGTGCTGCGCCGCTGGGCCCTGGCGCCGCTGCCGGGCGTGGCCCTGCATCTGGTCACGCCCGAGCCGCTGGCGCCCTATTCCGGCAGCGTGCCGGCCTGGCTGGCGGGCGAGGAAAGCAGCGCCTCCATCAGCATCGACATGGCCGCCCTGGCCCGCGCGGCCGGCGCCACCCTGCACCTCGACAGCGTGCAGGCCCTGGACCCGGCGGCGCGCCAGCTCACCCTGACCCGCGGCACGCGGCTGGGCTGGCGGCATCTCTCGCTGAATGTCGGCTCCACGCTGGAGCCGCCGGCACCGGCCGGCGTGCGCGTGCTGTCGATGCGCCCGCTGGGCGCCCTGCGTGCCGCCTGGGATGCGCTGCGTGCCGAGCTGGCCGTCTGGCCGCTGGACCGCCCGCTGCGCCTGGCCGCCGTGGGCGGGGGCGCGGCCGGCTTCGAGACCGTGCTGGCCGTCAGCGCCCGGCTGCGCCGCGAGCGGCCGGGCCTGCGCCTGCAAGCCCGGCTGCTCAGCCGCGGCCCGCTGCTGCCCGGCCTGGCGCCCGGCGCGCAGCGGGCGGCGGCGCGGGCCCTGGCGCGGGCCGGCATCGAGCTGCAACTCGGCCGCAGTTGGACCGAGGCCGAGGCCGCCGGCACCGATGTGATGCTCTGGGCCACCGGCGCCCGCGCCCATGCCTGGCAGCGCGACCCGGCCCGCCGCGGCGGCCTGGCGGTCGACGCGGGCGGCTTCCTGGCCATCGACCGCCGGCTGCGCTCCATCTCGCATCCGGACATCTTCGCGGTGGGCGATTGCGCGGCCTGGTCACCCGCCCTGCCCAAGGCAGGCGTGTATGCCGTGCGCATGGGTCCGGTGCTGTCGGACAACCTGCGCGCCGCCTGCGGGGCCGGCGCCTGGCGCGAGCACGAACCCCAGGCCCGCGTGCTGGCCCTGCTGGCCACGGCCGACGGCCGCGCCATCGCCGCGCGCGGCGGCCTGGCCACCGAGGGCCGCTGGGTGCTGGCCTGGAAGCGCCACATCGACCGTGCCTTCCTGCAGCGTTACCGTGTCGCCGACGCGCCGCGTCCCGCCCCCCTGGACGCCTGAACCCTTCTGGAGAACGCCCCATGCTTGCCGTCGTCGGAGGCACCGGCCTCTACGCGCTCGATGACTTCGAGCTGATCACCCGCCACGAGGGCGACACGCCCTTCGGCCGCCCCTCCGGCCCGGTGCTGCACGGCCGCTTCGGCGGGCGCGAGCTGCTCTTCCTGGCCCGCCACGGCGCCGGCCACCGCCTGCTGCCGCATGAGGTGAACTACCGCGCCAATGTGTTTGCGCTCAAGGCGGCCGGCGCCACCCACCTGCTGGGCTTCTCGGCGGTCGGCAGCCTGGTCGAGCCGGTCGCGCCGGGCCAGCTTGCCGTGCCCGGGCAGTACATCGACTGGACCCGCGGCCTGCGCGAGCGCAGCTTCTTCGGCGGCGGCGTGGCCGCGCATGTCTCCACCGCGCGGCCGGTGAGCGCGGCCATGGTCGACTGGATCGCGGCCGGCGCCGCCCGGCTCGGCCTACCCCTGCACCGCGACCTGACCTATGCCTGCGTCGAAGGCCCGCGCCTGGGCACCCGGGCCGAGAGCTTCATGCTGCGCCAGCTCGGCGGCCAACTGGTCGGCATGAGCAATGTGCCGGAGGTCTTCCTGGCCCGCGAGGCGCAGATGGGCTATGCCACCGTCGGCCTGGTCACCGACTACGACTGCTGGATGGACGACCCCGCCCACCATGTCAGCGTGGCCGAAGTCTTCGCCCGCTACGGCGCCACCCTGGCCCAGGCCCGGCAACTGCTGCACACCCTGCTGGATCTGCCGCAGCCCGAGATCGAGCCCGAATCCCGCCAGGCGCTGGCCAGCGCCCTGATCACCCCGCCCGATCAGCTCGACGCCGCCCAGCGCGCCTGGCTGGCGGTGCTGCAAGCATGAGCGCCGGCGGGCCTGCGGGTGGTCGGCGGGCGGGCGCCGCGGTCTTCAGCCTGCTGGGGCTGCTGGCGCTGGTGGGCTTGGCGGTGGGCGCCGGCCCGGTGGCGGCGGCCGAGCCCGTCTGGGTCGGCCGCTTCGACGCCGGCCTTGAACCCTGGCGCGAGAAGGCACTCAAGCCCGGCCTCACGCCCAACCGCCACCGCCTGCGCGCCTGGGACGGCCGCGCGGCGGTCGAGATCCGCTCGGCCAAGAGCTTTTCGCTGCTCGCCCGGCCCCTGGCGGTGGACCTGGCCGCCACGCCCGTGCTGTGCTGGGCCTGGCGCATCGACGCGCCGCTGAAGACCGCCCGGCTGGGCGACAAGGCCGGCGACGACTATGCCGCCCGGCTTTACATCAGCCTGGCCATCCCGCCCGAGGACCAGGGCTTCGCCCTGCGCGCCAAGCTGGCCCTGGGCCGCTCGATCTTCGGCCCCGAGCTGCCCGATGCCGCGCTGAACTATGTGTGGGACGGCCAGGCCGCGGTCGGCACCGCCCAGCCCAATGCCTACACCGACCGGGCCATGATGATCGTGCAGCGCAGCGGCGCCGCCCAGGCCGGCACCTGGGTGCAGGAGCGCCGCGACATCGCGGCCGATGCGCGCCGCCACTTCGGCGCCAGCGCCCGGCCGGTGCAGATCGCCCTGGCCGTCGACACCGACAACACCGGCGAATCGGCCGAGGCCGGCTTTGCCGACCTGCACTTCGTCGCCGCCGACCAGCCCTGCGCGCCGCCGCCCTGAGCGGCGGCCGAAAAAAAACCCCCGGCCACAGTCGTGGACGGGGGCGGGTCGGGCGGGCCTGGTGCGGCGCCGCGCCGGAGGCGGGGGCGATGTGCCCCCACCCCGAGGCCGTGGCGCGATGCGCGCCGCGGAACCTGGGGCCGGACGCGCGCTTCAGCGCGCGGCGGCGATCTGGTCGGCCTTGGCCAGCAGGGCTTCGGCCATGCGGATGGAGGCGATGTCGATCAGGCGGCCGTCGAGCGAGACGGCGCCCTTGCCCTCCTTGGCGGCCTGGGCCATGGCTTCCAGGATGCGGCGGGCCTTGGTGACTTCGGCATCCGAGGGCGTGAACACGCGGTTGGCCAGCTCGATCTGCGAGGGGTGGATGGCCCACTTGCCCTCGTAGCCCAGCACGGCGCAGCGGTTGGCGGCGCTGAGGTAGCCGTCCGGGTCGCTGAAGTC contains:
- a CDS encoding FAD-dependent oxidoreductase, whose translation is MNDLVLVGGGHAHAEVLRRWALAPLPGVALHLVTPEPLAPYSGSVPAWLAGEESSASISIDMAALARAAGATLHLDSVQALDPAARQLTLTRGTRLGWRHLSLNVGSTLEPPAPAGVRVLSMRPLGALRAAWDALRAELAVWPLDRPLRLAAVGGGAAGFETVLAVSARLRRERPGLRLQARLLSRGPLLPGLAPGAQRAAARALARAGIELQLGRSWTEAEAAGTDVMLWATGARAHAWQRDPARRGGLAVDAGGFLAIDRRLRSISHPDIFAVGDCAAWSPALPKAGVYAVRMGPVLSDNLRAACGAGAWREHEPQARVLALLATADGRAIAARGGLATEGRWVLAWKRHIDRAFLQRYRVADAPRPAPLDA
- a CDS encoding MTAP family purine nucleoside phosphorylase encodes the protein MLAVVGGTGLYALDDFELITRHEGDTPFGRPSGPVLHGRFGGRELLFLARHGAGHRLLPHEVNYRANVFALKAAGATHLLGFSAVGSLVEPVAPGQLAVPGQYIDWTRGLRERSFFGGGVAAHVSTARPVSAAMVDWIAAGAARLGLPLHRDLTYACVEGPRLGTRAESFMLRQLGGQLVGMSNVPEVFLAREAQMGYATVGLVTDYDCWMDDPAHHVSVAEVFARYGATLAQARQLLHTLLDLPQPEIEPESRQALASALITPPDQLDAAQRAWLAVLQA
- a CDS encoding DUF3047 domain-containing protein, which gives rise to MSAGGPAGGRRAGAAVFSLLGLLALVGLAVGAGPVAAAEPVWVGRFDAGLEPWREKALKPGLTPNRHRLRAWDGRAAVEIRSAKSFSLLARPLAVDLAATPVLCWAWRIDAPLKTARLGDKAGDDYAARLYISLAIPPEDQGFALRAKLALGRSIFGPELPDAALNYVWDGQAAVGTAQPNAYTDRAMMIVQRSGAAQAGTWVQERRDIAADARRHFGASARPVQIALAVDTDNTGESAEAGFADLHFVAADQPCAPPP